The Vigna unguiculata cultivar IT97K-499-35 chromosome 6, ASM411807v1, whole genome shotgun sequence genome contains a region encoding:
- the LOC114187559 gene encoding TMV resistance protein N-like, giving the protein MVEQRIMSVVSSSSNSCTKKYDVFISYRGKDKRRNFSTHLYEALVQKKVETYVDEDIEKDPSHVRNQTGRFMESFVKHEGEPNCIKWKTALTQAANLAGWSSQNYRTDSELLKDIVEDVLEKLPPRCRNQCKGWVENLTRKAQLQAIAIEESAKCKAVEKVIKSLTSQVETIFLQELQSLTYTDRGLLKDMP; this is encoded by the exons ATGGTTGAGCAGAGAATTATGAGTGTTGTTTCTTCTTCCTCTAACTCTTgtacaaaaaaatatgatgttttTATAAGCTATCGAGGTAAAGACAAACGCAGGAACTTCAGCACCCATCTTTATGAGGCTTTGGTGCAAAAGAAAGTGGAAACCTATGTAGATGAAGATATTGAAAAGG ATCCATCCCATGTCAGGAACCAAACTGGGAGGTTTATGGAGAGCTTTGTAAAACATGAAGGAGAACCCAACTGCATAAAATGGAAAACTGCTCTCACTCAAGCAGCCAACTTAGCTGGATGGAGCTCTCAAAATTATAG GACTGACTCTGAATTACTTAAGGACATTGTTGAAGATGTTTTGGAAAAATTGCCTCCTAGATGCAGAAACCAATGTAAAGGATGG GTGGAAAACCTTACACGGAAAGCCCaacttcaagcaattgcaattGAAGAAAGTGCCAAATGCAAAGCAGTAGAGAAAGTGATCAAGTCACTTACTTCTCAAGTAGAAACTATATTCCTACAAGAGCTACAATCTCTCACGTACACAGATAGAGGATTG TTGAAGGATATGCCATGA